Within the Vigna angularis cultivar LongXiaoDou No.4 chromosome 10, ASM1680809v1, whole genome shotgun sequence genome, the region caggctcactttcccaaaaatccaaatttatccaaaatcatttcaaaacaaatctctcaaacaattttaaagcagttttctaaatgaactacggaaccctgatttctcattctgaatgagaatacgtaggagcaaggtcaatccttgtcgggcccaaaaaactaaaaaatattgtttgtttctttagagttttatttcaagggaatgttaaacactttgaaaaccacatccacattcgcgcatttagttaaaggtactgccttaaggcaggcgttgtagggtgctaacaccttccctacacgtaaccgactcccgaaccaagaatctggttcattTTGACCacgccttatcattttatggtttttccgtagttttccagaataaactatggtggcgactccaaaatctcttttcaatatatttatccttttattggatcgtcgtcccgtcgcgattccggttgcgacaaggagggtaggtcatgtgtggaaacTGCAGGAGGTCCcatccttaggggtactttggatgaataggactaacctcgggtggcagctgatgagagtattccagttactacatcacccgggtgcacgaacgcctgtagctacgcagatttcatacagtccggacagtcagtctagtgatAGGCTTTGTATGATACGTACGTTGAAATTTATTTGGTGTTGGATTaattgaaatgtatgtttatgcctgaattaaattatataagcttaccctgtgtttcctgtcGTGTCTGGTTTTtacgtccgtccttgtcattgcaatgatcatccgtgtgaatgtgagcagaaggagacgagcggctggaagaagaaaattcggtagaagtggaagtgaagaaCGAGCAGTAGGAACGTTCGGCTAGTAGAGGATTAGTGTTATCGTGAGGTGATCGTTCGGTCACCCCTCTTTTGGTTTTtatctgaccgttcggtattttcttttgtaaaccgttcggtcagacttGGGTTGTTCttgtaattatattataactcttttttttgtaaggtcgttcggccatgaGCGTACGCTCGActctagtgtaagactgattttggattattattattgtgattattctaatatatagtttcttgctgtatttttgggatgttacaattattaataacaagaataaattttcttaaaaaattaattctattaatgttattcaaaatatattttctaattattttcatattctaattatttaagaaaaattaaacaaatacatgaaaaaaaacattaaaaagaaagtAATTGTTTCTTAACATGGTAACAATATCTCATCctctagaattttttttaaatgtaaaacatAATTGGAAGTGAAAGAAAACTATATAAACCTACTacatataatgtttttattaattcatggaagggttaaatataatttttattcttttatattcagtaaaaattaaaattagttttttttaaattaattaatttaatttcttatttttaaaattatataaaatttttttaatcaaaagtctatttaatattttaaatacatttcttaaaaagaaaacgTGTAAAGCATTTTTTTACTGACATTAATAACTCAAATGATGCGTTTgtacatcaaataaattttgttaaaaaaattacacaaatctAAAAATTAACTACTAAATTAGTTGAAAAtttcgaaaaaaaaatatctaatgtttaataaaaagttaaccCAAAAAAACCATATTTAATTCTTTGTAGAACTGAAGGCAGTGGTCGCAGCCGCAACAGGTCGAGAAAATGGGGTCCTTGGGTCGAAGGAGCATGTCCACGGTGGCGAAAGCGGTGGCAGAAATCACAGGCACCGGCAACACCAAGATCCGCAAATCTTCAAGTGAACTCTGCAACTTTCTCGGTATCCCTCGCCACTCTCGTTCCGAAATTGCCCTCATTCTCTCCAAGTTCATCAAACTCTACAATTTCCGGGTTCACTCCCCTCACCTCACTTATTTTTCCCCAATTTTATTCAACACTTGATTATATAACTTTGATTGCTGGTTGGTTATGTTACCTTAAATTTAAGGCATTATGTTTGGTGTGCAGAGTCCTGGTATTAAGAAGGACAAGATTTGGGAGCAGAATTTGCAATCGTTGTTGCGTGGAAGAAACAGTGTTGGTTTTCCTGAGATTGCTAAGATCCTGTCCTCGGAATTCAGCCAGGGTGCCATTAATGTGAAGGACAGTAACA harbors:
- the LOC108335405 gene encoding uncharacterized protein LOC108335405 isoform X1, encoding MGSLGRRSMSTVAKAVAEITGTGNTKIRKSSSELCNFLGIPRHSRSEIALILSKFIKLYNFRSPGIKKDKIWEQNLQSLLRGRNSVGFPEIAKILSSEFSQGAINVKDSNMDSSMDSTKGKGSQKKGKPSKK